The Larus michahellis chromosome 9, bLarMic1.1, whole genome shotgun sequence genome contains the following window.
CATGGATATAGTTGCTGTTACAGTTTGGGTTTTCTGGTATGCACAACTATAACATCTTAACCTGCTAATTTTATTCTGGAAATGTTATGTATGTTGATTTAAATTTAGCATGCAGATATAAATGTTTGCATAAATTAGGTAACTTGTATTTCTTCGATTTTTGCTTCTTGTGTAGCTCTTCTATCTTCCTGCCAAGAAGAATGTTGACTCCATTTTAGAGGATTATGCAAACTACAAAAAGTCACGAGGAAATACTGATAACAAGTAAGTAGTGGTCATATCAAACCTTAAATActtcttttgctgttgttgttggaCTTGTATTTCATGGAAAATTTAGTAAGGTTGTTAAACACATCCCAGCCTTATGTCCAGCTTCATGTTCCAAGACCAACGTGACGGGGGAGTTTAGAAATCTTTGAAGGGGTAATTCAAGAATGCAGTTCTGCTTTCTGGATGTTATTTCTGCTTCCCCCACTTTCCTTAAGCCTTTTCTTAATGGAAGCTGATACAAACCAAGTGAATAGTTCTCCGCCTCTTCATTCTAGCTCAGGCTTCCTATGTTGGGTGAATAAATTCAGTGGCACTTGCTGTGTACGGGCTGAACAAACTTCTCAAACAAGCCACCTAGCTGATGAGCAAAGTGTTACTGTATGGGTGGACTCTCATGGAGGTAGAGGGGTGGGGGGACCGGGAGGTAGATGATGACTTTTAAAAGAATCAGATGGGCAAAACTAATTACTTTGAGGTGACAACTTTGAAGATTCTTATTTGTAATTACCCCAGCAGTCCAGCCCTGACAACAAACAAGGTGTGTTTTACTCTTGAACGAAGCTTTCCTGTTTAAAAGGGAGAGGAACTAGAAATGTGaagttattttcttccattcaagAGGAAGCATATTATTGACTTGTCAGGGTGTTTCAGCATTCTTTTATGTAATTGTCCTAATGTCTGTTCTAAACTTGTTTGCAGGGTGGAGTGAGGGTTATACGTCTCAGCTGTGCAGTGTCACTGCTAATTCCTATACGGTTGTTCTCCAATTAGTTGTGAAGTTGGAGGCCTGCAGGAATATGGCATTGAGAGCCCTGGTTAGAAAGGGTCAGTTGCCTGAAATACTGTGTGGCTGTCCCTTTCCCTTAGCAGCAGTTCAGTCTGATTACTTGTAGTGTTGTACTCTTAAACTGGTGTGAGTTGGGATTAGCTTTTGGttgaaaacagaagagctgtTATGTGTCCTTATAAATGCTTACGTTGCTTTGAGAGGGCAGCTCTAAGAGGTAGTTTCTTTATGTGAGTAGATGACTAAAAGCAGGGCTTTTCTTGGTTTGCCTACATTCTTACTGAGTTCAGGACAGTCCATTTTTAAAGGAAGTCTTGAAATGCAGTGCTCCCTGTGGCTGTACATTTGAAGGTCTCCAGACAAATTTCCTTGAAAAATCGTAAAGATCTTTTACAAGCCTTCAGATTTTGGTGGACTTGCCGAGACTCATCTCGTGTCCATCCAGTCACTAGAACAAGACTTGCAGTGTCTTCTCTGTTTACCAGGGAGTATGCAGTCAATGAGGTCGTGGCTGGAATTAAAGAATACTTCAATGTCATGCTGGGAACTCAACTACTCTACAAGTTTGAGAGGCCCCAATATGCTGAAATTCTAGCAGATCACCCAGATGCTCCAATGTCTCAAGTCTATGGTGCCCCACACCTGCTGAGGTTGTTTGGTGAGTATGACATCTAGAGATTGAAGAGCGGTTTAGAAGTATtcaaatgcttccttttcctgtcttGAGTCTCAGTGGGTGTGAACCGCAGAAATTTGACAGGCAGCTGTGGAACATGTGGTTTCATTCTTCCCTTACTCCACGTACCTAAAAATCTCAGAGCCATTCAGGGATTTGGAATGGAAATGGATTTTGAACAGTCTAGTTATTTTAGGTGAGCTTGTATATATTGGAATAGATTCCTGGGCTGCTGTAAGGTTTTAGACTGTTCTTAAGTACTTGAAGTTGTTGTTCGTTATAATTAACAAGTGCTACCTCTTTTGAAACAGTACGGATTGGAGCTATGCTGGCTTACACTCCTCTTgatgagaagagtctggctttgCTGTTAAACTATTTGCATGACTTCTTAAAGTAAGTACTTTTTAAGTCTttcaagcaagcaagaaagagtTAAGTAAGCACAGGCCATTGTAATGTGAACAATTATTAATCAacgtatatataaataaaatgttggGCCTGCGTGCGGCATCTTCACTGAAGGTTGCAGTGAAGCTTTCTCAAACTCTGCCGTACGGTAACACGAGCAAGACTGGTTTTAACTTCTCTCCAGTTATACTGAGGTTATTGCTAGTTAGAGGAGTGTTTACGTATCTATTAGTCTGCACTTTTAAACTGTCCAAGTCTGCTACTTGTTTCAAAATAAACGCTTCAATGTTCATTTGTACTTGTTATAAAAAAACAGGTGACAATTACAGCAAACTATTAAAGTAGACAACAGTTACTCAACAACAATTGTTGCTGAGTAATCAGGAACTATGGGGTCACTTGCTGCTTAGTTCATCTGTAAATATTTCCTGATTGTGAGATTGTAAAGTGGAATTAAAGTTCAGCTCGGTGTCGTACCTGTGTTCCCCCATACGTATGTACGAGCGTCACTTCAGCAGCTTCTCTGCGTCTGGACCGCGCTGGAGGAACTTGGTATTGTGGTTCTTCAGTGCACAGATAGATTCAGTGCACACACGTGTGGGGCCAGGTGTGCGCTATGAAACGGTGCGGGCTGACGGCATTGGCACAGCTCTGCGTTTGCTGGACTGGCAGACTTTCTTGGTCAAATTTACTAAAGCTGTAAACTTCCATTTGTGATTATGTCGCGGAGAGGAGAAATGTTCTGTGTGTTTTCACATAAGGCTTCGGTGGCCTACCGATAGTGTTTGGAAATACGGATTTGTAAATAGCTAGGGTAACGAAGTATTGAGCTGTTCTGCCAGCAAATACCAGCTTTTCCCTTTGTGCGGTTGGATAAGCTATTGGAAGCTGAAAGAAAACCCTCCGCAAATCcaagacagctctgcagcagagctaGAAATGGCTCAGCCTGATTTCCAGGGCAAACTTGTCTGGGATAGTCCTGGTGTCTTCAGTTGATTGTAGTCTTTTGGGTAAGTCTGAAGAAAACGCAAGTGCTAAAGAGCTTTCAGCTGTAAAGACAGAAATGTGAAGCCCGTGCCTTGCCCGGAAATCCCCGAATCCATTCCATGCGCAGTAGTGGCATATAATGCCTGTCTTCTGCCCCTGCACTCAGTTGGCCCTTGCTCGTTTTGCTCCGGCCATCATTCGTTCAGCCTTTTAGGTTCCGTATTTGTGCAGACAGAACCTCGTGGTGTCCTGCTGCTTGTCTCTGCCCCTCTGCGTGCGATCAGCAGTAAATCGGTTCTTGGTACAGCTGCTGACTGAACCTCAAATGTGAACTGCTTCATACTGTTAATCTTAACCTGCCTGTGCTCACTGGAGCCAGAGTTCTTGCCAACTTGTTTGGaattggttgtttgggtttgttttttttttttttttttgaatgagcTGTCAAACCTTCAATTGCTTTACACAGCTGACTTTTTAGTAGATACATGTTGGTTTTCTCCTCTCGAAATCATGTATTACAGCCTCGGCAAACACCGAACAGTTCACTGTGATGCTGAACAATGGAGACTTTGGGCAAGAAGgtaatttaatctttttattatttttccgtAGGTATTTAGCAAAGAATTCCTCTGCGTTGTTTAGTGCCAGTGACTATGAAGTAGCCCCTCCTGAGTATCATCGGAAAGCAGTATAATACTGTGCCGCTTTGCGGTGCAGTGAGAATTGGGTCCTTGTAACGCTGTCTACTTCTGCATCTTGTTCTTCACCTTTCTATTGCACATGTCTCTATTGCACAAATTATGTAAACATAAAGTGAATAAAATTGTGTGTTTAAAGTGGAACTGGCATTTGCAAGTTCTGAAGACTTCTTGTCCCGAAATGGAAGCTTGGAGTTTAACGGGAACTCTTTGGTGTTTCTGGCTTGCTACTGTCGTTTGCATCAGTGGAATGTAAAAAGAATGCGTTATGCTGTTTCATTGTATGAACTCGTCAGTGCTCGTGGGTCCGTTTTGACGTTAAGATTTGCTTCGCTAATCCGCTTTATTGCGTAGTAATGACAAAGGCAGGCGCTCAGACCCCGGAGGGTTGTGCTCACCTGGTGTCAGTGCTATTGATTAGTCTGACTCTCAAATGCGTTTACTTTTTCTTGGTGTTGGAAGTGAAATGTTTGGTCCATAAATGTATGCTTTTACCTAGATAGTTCAAGGACTGTGACTTTTTTTATATTCTAACAATAGGAAAATGCATTATCATATCGTAGTGTCTTGGAAATGTTGGTCTTTCACAGAGCTGTTTTACAAATcttcaaataaactttttttaatttcaaatgttgTTTCTAATGTTTGTATTTGCGTCAGTTGCTCCTGTATGACAGTGTCGTGTCAAGTATGATCTAAGTGTAGCATAAGTTCTGCGATGTCAATTCGGAGATGCTCTGTTTCTCGTTAATTCTAAGCCCGTGCATCCCGTTCCAGTGGGTGAAGTGGATCCTTTTTCTGCAGGATCGTTACGTAGTCGGTAAGTAGTGATAGTGCAGTTTCACGCCATTTGTTGCGGAATTCTTTAAAGGCTTTTTCTTAAAAGCTAGAACCCCGAGAGCCCGCTTTGCCTGGCTTCTGTCAGTCCCTCTCCTGTTCTAATTCGATCTTCTATGCGTAGCAGCATCTGAAGTGGTGAGCCGGAGGGAAGCGAGGTGTGCCGTGAGCGGCACCGCTCGGGCTGCTGGCTCTGGTGTGCTGCTGGAAGCTGTGACAATCCCCCGCGCTCCAGATTCTTGTCTCAGTCCCATTGCAAAAAGAGCTGTGGCGAAAGCTGAAATAGGTGGTAAAGAAATGGTTGTCAGAGAACGTGACCTGATGCTGACAGAAGGGGGGTCTGACGCTGCCAGGTGCCTCGTGTGTATTATTTTCACGGGCAGACTTGTGTTGTACTTGGCTTTGGCCTCTCAGTATCAGGCATGGAAAGCTTATCTCTCTTCTGGATGTTGCAAGTTCCCTGCAAGCTTACGCACGTTTTCTGGAAAGGTGGCTAACGGAGTTAACTCAGCCGCACAACGCGCGGCTTACACCACGGTGTCAGTCTGTCCTGTCtcgcttttgtttctttttccttcattcctGTGCGTTTCCCAAGGCAGCATCTCCGTGCTCAGGCATCATGAAATTAGGAACTCGCTATTCCAGCCC
Protein-coding sequences here:
- the MORF4L1 gene encoding mortality factor 4-like protein 1 isoform X10 translates to MRGAAPGKKTSGLQQKNVEVKTKKNKQKTPGIGEGSSTSETPQPPRKKRARVDPTVESEETFMNRVEVKVKIPEELKPWLVDDWDLITRQKQLFYLPAKKNVDSILEDYANYKKSRGNTDNKEYAVNEVVAGIKEYFNVMLGTQLLYKFERPQYAEILADHPDAPMSQVYGAPHLLRLFVRIGAMLAYTPLDEKSLALLLNYLHDFLKYLAKNSSALFSASDYEVAPPEYHRKAV